The following DNA comes from Malania oleifera isolate guangnan ecotype guangnan chromosome 12, ASM2987363v1, whole genome shotgun sequence.
ATTCCATGTCATTGTATTATTCTACTGCTTCATTATTTACTTGCAAATTGCAGGGATCTTGATGAAGTGGTAAGAAGAGCGAATGATACACGCTATGGATTGGCTGCAGGAGTCTTCACCCAGGACATGGACACTGCCAATACTTTGACACGGGCATTGAAAGCAGGGACAGTATGGGTTAACTGCTTTGATGTCTTTGATGCTGCTATTCCTTTTGGAGGATACAAAATGAGTGGACATGGTAGAGAAAAGGGTGTTTACAGTCTGAATAACTACTTGCAAGTGAAGGCTGTTGTTACTCCTTTGACGAATCCTGCGTGGTTATAGATGTGCATGTTCATTTTGATTATCTGTGATATTTGTGAAAATAAAGAGGGAGCAGTATCAAAATTTTTGGTTGCATTTGCCTCCTGTTGACAATGATGATGACGATCATAAAATATTGCTGCTTGATTGATATGGACTTGAAGAAGGAACTCAGTTGCATAGTTTTTCTGATGATTCAGGGAAAAAGCTCAGATTATGCAAATGTACATTTCTTGGAATGACGGCTCCTCTTGTTAGATTTGCTCTGTTTTTATTGTTAACTGTTTTTGAGGAGACACTGCGCATGTTCTGTTTGCCCTGTGTTGtggttaataaaatttttatttatagccAAACAAATGTTGATGATTGACATACCGGCAATAAATATAGTTGATAATAGACCAAGTTATTCTGTTTTTCACATTTGAAAGATGTTCCTTTTACTTGCCCTCTTGTGTGGAACTTGGAAATCATTAAGGGAAACAAAGAAAGATGTAGATGAAAtcattttcaaagaaaatgagaaagaaatttGATTATGGAGTAAATCAATGAAtatctttatttttcataactgttaattttttatatatatatatatttttaatttttataaaggaAATGAATTTTATTTGAGCAAAGTTCCATTCTTAATAATACTTGATAGAGGGAGAAAATACAAAGCAACATttattctctttattttcttttccttcccaTTTCTTTCACAAAACCTATTACAACTCATAGTTGGTTTAGTTAGTTTGGTTAGTTTTTCAATTGTTCAGTTCagtttgttttctatttttttgttttcttctttctgtttctttctttcttctattctCTGGTTATATATACAGAGATATCAGATTGTATAAGGTAGATGAAATGAGAGAATTCTTGGCTTGGTTTTTTAGTCTTCTCCTTCCTCTCGTTACTCTCTCATTACTCTGTTTCATGGTACTAGAGTATATATCTTAAGAGGGTCTACTACAATGTCCATTCCATCTGCCTCAGCATCTGTTTCCATGTCTAACACAAGTGTAGAAAGCAGTCCATACCATTTACAGAATGGTGATTCACCAGGTGCAATGTTGGTGACCAATGTATTCATTGGTGAGAATTATCATACATGGAGCAAGTCCATGATGATGACCTTGAAGACgaaaaacaaagttggatttgtAGATGGATCAGTTGTTGGACCAACCTCAATAGATCATTCGAATCCATTATGGGAAAGATGCAACAATATGGTATATTCTTGGATTATCAGTTCTGTGTCAAGAGATATTGGGGCTAGTATCATTTGTTCACAAACTGTGAAAAATATGTGGCAAGATCTCAAAAATAGGTTCACATAAGGAAATGGGCCTAGAATTTTTCAATTTCAGAAAGATCTATCAATGCCGGTTCAAGAAAATATGTCGGGTAAGAGATTACTATACGAAATTCTAGTCTTTGTGGGATGAATTGGCTGATTACAATCAAATTCCCACCTGTTCTTGTGGTATTTTAAGAACCTACACATGTGATGCCATTCGACTGTTCTTAAAATATCAAGATAGATAACATGTTATTCAATTCTGGATGGGATTGAATGAATGTTTTTCTCCTATTAGAGGCCAGATTCTGATGATGGAACCtctaccaaagatcaacaaagttttttctttaatGATTCAAGAAGAGAAATCGAGGGAAATTAGCAGAACTGGTGCAATCGACACTGTGGCCTTTATTAGTAAAATGCAAGACTCAAATTCTTCAAGCCAAAGATTTGTTTCTAGAAATCAGCAGCAAAGGAAAGGCAAATTGTTTTGAACCCATTGTGGTTTCAATAATTGCACGGTTGATAAATGCTACAAAGTACATGGCTACCCTCCAAGATTCAAATTTAACAATTCTCGACAGAAAGGAaagtcttcgtcgacaaaccaagTCACGAGGCAACCTCTTGATACACCCTTTGAATCTTCTAATCAATTAACTTTCTCTCACAAGGACTGTCAGAAATTGTTAACTTTAATCCACTCACAATCTAATCAAACCATCACTCATAAAGCAGCCAATATTGTTTCTAATACTCCTTGACAAAATACTCAAGGTATGATACTTTCCAATTTTCCTTCAAGTCATTTAGCATCCTCTTCAATATCTCAGAATAATTGGATTGTAGAcacttgtaatgacctgcttaactaAATGGGGGGgtttttttttccactgtaatgattatcatactctgataccataacattatcctaagcagcgagaagaaTAATCATGtaaacaaaacctaaaccattacatacaataccagagttttgaaatgttttgcaaaatatacaacataactgtatccccaaaaattgccctcaactagctagggtaatataaaaatgttcccaaaatgatactcactctctgtcagggcactactgaagcccttctatttgcgagcctgatctgctcgcctacctggatcacctgaaaatatatcaatactgggatgagccaacgctcagtaagaaaaaatatactattactagtgtgtggtaaatgagcTAATAATAATGTGCTAAATCTGATTTTATATAAACTTATATAACTGGATATGTTAAGTACAGTATCAGTAAGAAAATGCATCCCttatccatgttgcttaacataacagtattgtaagttataactcaaaatacttctaatgtacataagtagggtccccGAACCAGTAAATCCATAcgtatgtaataataactgaaactgttccctgtggctatttgtgtcatgacatgcccctcatgacgaggttgtgtggcccgtaggctggatttaccctggctggccaaccaagaataaatcactgaactctgtcagtcgacctgcccacctcaacccatatttggatggggaacctaacctcttcaagggcctagctGGTCGATCATActacgtatatctgaataggtggttgcactcatatagtaacatagtatctgtagcaacagtaccgtgctctgtagctgcaagtccaacagggtctgatatcgtataatatatttctatatacgtgtctatctgatttaccatgattctgaagtactaaaataaccatgatactgcatgacgtactgaaatctgaataatcatatgcatattcgtgatactggaattcgtataatcatggtattgaaattcataagatcatggtactgaaatatcgtaaaatcatggtattgaaattcgtataatcatggtactgaaatgcgtataatcataatactaaaattcgtaaaatcatgaaactaaattcataaacatatccccgtaccatatatataatcataagccacaccatactaaaatatataattttcataaataaataaactgcataatattcagaagcccctactgtactctagcccgatacccacagggcctcctacaaaacaccctaaaatcaatatttttcagaactaaacattTGTATTTTTTTGCCtctatcattttctataactaccataaggccaaaaggagactaaaatgccttaccttgaatttgggatgatttccaactctaaTTTCCCGACGATTCGCTCCGGTAGATGtgtggagaactccgccaggagcgttgtagtagcttcagatcgtcgatccagcgattGGTGGGGCCtgaaataaagagagaagggagacaaagtcgtaggagagagagagaggagagagagcggcgagagaaaatgagaaatatctcgGTTTCTCGCCTTTTATAaggccaggttcgtcgacgagccacatcacttcgtcagcgagccacgtcacttcgttgatgagcccttcacaaaattcgttgacgagaccctgtgtttgtcgacaaaattcagagcaccccaaaccgtctctcggtattttatcgtcgatgaagccctgtgatTGTCGACAAAATtctaaagaccttcgtcgacgaagcctgatgaaattctgaaattatgattatttaatattttctccaaattaCAATGTTGTTGACAAACGCTccatgttcgtcgacaaagtctacggcctccttctgtttctgtttctattttctctccctctttatcattaaaatgctattattcttcgggtcattacaacatTGGTGTTACAGACCATATAATTCATTCCATTGATATCTTTACTTCCATAACAAAGTCTTTAAACACTTCTGTTATGCTTCCAAATGGCAACAATGTACTAGTCACTCATCTTGGAACAGTTAAATTGTCTGAAAGATCAACTCAAAGATGCACTTTGTGTACCATCTTTCTCATATAATTTGCTTTCGATTAGCAAGCTTACTTCATCTCAGAAATGCACTTTTATATTCTTACCTAATGTTTGTTTTATTCAGGAAGTTAGCCCATGGAGGATGATTGGGATTGCTAGAAAGTTTGTTGGGCTATACATCCTGCAACAATCAGGTGCTCATCATGCTATTGAGTTTCCAAAAAAATCAACCACTATGAACTCTGTCACAAATTCCAAAATCTGGCATAGTAGATTAGGATATCCTTCCATGTCTTGACTATATCTTCTTTCAAAGAATGTACCAGATATTAGTTTTTCAGACAAAATTGATGGTCATTGTACAATTTGTCCTTTAGCCAAACATAAAAGGCTTCCTTTTGAGattcattcatataataaaagttCTTCTTTTAATCTTATTCATGCTGATATATGGGGACCTTTTTCTATTTCAACTCACAATGGTTCTACCTACTTTCTTACCTTAGTGGATGATCATTCTAGATTTACTTGGACATACTTAATGAAAACAAAATcaaaagttaaaaatattttcattgccTTTTACAATTTGGTTGAAACAGTTTGACACAAAAATAAAATGTCTAAGATTTGACAATGGTTTAGAATTCAAAATGACTAATTTTTTTACTTCAAAAGGAATTTTACATCAAGGGTCATGTGTaaagacacctcaacaaaattctATAGTTGAGAGAAAACACCAACATATTTTAAATGTAGCAAGAGCCTTAAAATTTCAATCCAACATACCTTTGATTTTTTGGGGAGAGTGTATACTTGTTGCAACATATCTTATTAATAAAATTCCATCTTTAATTTTGAATAACAAGTCTCCATATGTAGTTTTTTTGCAATTCAGTtccaacatatcatcatttaaaggTTTTTGGGTGTTTATGTTATGCATCAACTCTTACCAAAAATAGATCCAAAATTTCCCCAAGAGCAAGAAAATGTATGTTTGTAAGATATCCTTTTGGTATAAAGGGTTATAAACTTTATGATTTggaacaaaattttttttcatctcaAGAGATGTCATATTTCATGAATCCATATTTCTTTGTTCATGTCCTTTGAATGCACATTCTATGACTGAAAATTCATCTCAATCAAATCCCATTTTAGAAAATTCTATTTCAGTTCTTGCTAAACCAGTTCCAGATTACAATGAAAATGTCAACTATCCTGAACCATTGCAATCAGAACCTCCTTCTCATGATCTAGTTATTCCAACTTCTTCAAATTTACCTttacatgatataaatcaattTCCCCTTTTGAGAAAATCAACTCAACAGCACAGAATGCTTGGTTACCTGCAACATTATCATTGCAACTTAGCAACTTCTGCTTCTCAATCATCTAACAGGGATCCTGTTATTAATCTAGGTACAAAATATAGCCTATATGATGTTCTTTCTTATTCCAAATTATTAGAATCACATTGCTATTTCTTCTGATTTAGAACCTTCATTTTATCACCAAGCTGTCTAGCATGCTCATTGGAGAGCTGCTATGTCTGGAGAATTATCTGCATTAGAAAAGAATGATACTTGGGTTCTCACACCATTACCACCTCATAAAACTCCTATAGGTTGTAAGTggatatataaaataaaatacaattctAATGGTTCCATAGAGAGACACAAGGCAAGACTTGTTGCTAAAGGTTATACTCAAATGGAaggcttaaattttttttgagaCTTTCTCACCTGTTGCAAAGATGGTTACTTTGAGGTGTGTCCCGTCACTTGCTACAATATACAATTGGCATATTTTTCATCTAGATGTTAACAATGCCTTTTTGTATGGAGAATTAGATGAAGAAGTTTTTTTATGAAGCCTCCTCCAAGTTATCTTAGAAAGGGGGACACAAGAGTATGTAAATTGCAAAGGTCTCTATATGGCTTGAAGCAAGCTTCAAGAGAGTGGAATTCCAAATTTACTTCTGTGCTGTTTGCCGTGGGTTTTTCACAATCAAAGGCTGACTATTCATTGTTTACTAAGAAAGAAGGTACCTCTTTGGTTGCCCTGttgttgtatgttgatgatatactaCTAGCTAGCAGTGATATAACTGCCATTGAGAGTGTTAAAAGATCATCGAGTGCTAAGTTTCAATTGAAAGATTGGGCTAGCCGTATGGATACTCGCAGATCAATAAGTGGTTATTGTATTTTCATTGGAGATTCCCTTGTTTCATGGAAAGCTAAGAAGCAATGCACGATATCAAGTTCTTCAGCAGAGGCTAAATATAGATCAATGGCCTTCTCAATTTGTGAATTATTTGGATCAAAGCTTTACTTACTGACTTGCCTCAACATCACCTCCAACCAGCCCTCTTATTCTGTGACAACCAAGCAGCTCTTCACATAGCAGCCAATCCAGTGTACCATGAACGTACCAAACACATTGAAATAGACTGCCATTTGGTGCATGAGAAATTATAAGAGGGTCTGATCACTACTTTGCatgtaggggtgtacaaaatttaccgaaaaaccAAAAATCGGACCGAAACACATTTCGATTCGGTTTTTCGGTttgcggtttcggtttcggttttgaaatataaagaatttcggttttggtttcggttttggaccaaaaccgaaccgaaaaaaccGAAAActgaattaataaaaaataattatataattatatattatagatGCCTGTTGGTGTTGTCGTGTTGGATCGCTAGTCGTCGGCGAGAAACCACCTCTGGTCGGTCTGGATGGCAGAGATTTCTGGGACTAAGTCCATGGCTCCAGCCTCCATGTGACGCTCGCACTCCTCTTCTTCAAGTTTAAGAGAGATGCCTCGGACACGAGCACGACGGACAGAACACAGATGACAGAACCCTTCTGCCTTCTGGATCCGTTTCATGAGGTGGGTGGAGAACAGGAGAAGCCGGCGATCTTGTTTCGGAGGCGCTTGGAGGGGATAATGGCCACTTCTTGGACGATCACCTACCGGCTGCCGAGAAGATTTCTTCACCGTCTTGGCGTGCAGTGCACAGTGCACACCCCCATCTCTGTTTGTgtcattgtgtgtgtgtgtttgcgagagagagagagagagagagagagagagagagagagagagaggccggtGGCCACCGGTGAACTGCAAAAAACGGCAAACAAATTTGCGAAGGCACATGCAGCTGCAGGAACCACCGAACCACATGCTAAATTGCTAATTGCTAGCCCTCCCACATCGGTTGTAAATGGGAAATGAACTAGGATCCCaccttatatattttatatggatCCTCCTTTTAGCATATCTCATGGTTTGGGCTTTGCAACTAAAGCCGTGGCCCAGGACTTCTGTAATGTCGTAATGGGCTGTGGCTCCCAAGCTCAagtattaatatttttttgatagttaaaaattcggtaaaaccgaaaataaccgaaccgaactgCAAGGTTTACGGTTTGGTTTGTTCATAAACCGACGGTATACGGTTCGGTTTCGGTTTAGTCATTTTGAAAACCGAGGAGTTCGGTTCGGTTGGCGGTTTTGGCAAAAACGGAACCgtaccgaaccgtgtacacccctattTGCATGTATCTTCTGTTCATCAAGTTGCGGATTTAATGACTAAACCCTTGGGTTCTAAGTCATTCAAAGTTCTTTTGTCCAAGATGAATGTGCATAACATATACACATCATCTTGAGGGGGACTATTACAGCTCATAGTTGGTTTAGTTAGTTTGGTTAGTTTTTCAGTTGTTCAGTTCagtttgttttctatttttttattttcttcttttctgtttttttcttcttctattcTCTGGTTATATATACAAAGATATCAGATTGTACAAGCCAGGTGAAATGAGAGAATTCTTGGCTTGGTTTTTTAGTTTTCTCCTTCCTCTCGTTACTCTCTCATTACTCttttttggttgctggtgtttgattttttggtttggtttagggtCTTAGAATTTGCTTTTATTGTCCCAAATTCTCAAAATTGCAACCACGATTtttctctgccataagtgagggattttctaataaagttaggagaTATTGCCCTCTTTTaccaacaaaaataaataataaataaataaataaatccctTACCCAAATAGAGCCTTGTAGCAAATGAATCTTGGCTCTCTTATTTAATAGAACTGGAGGTAAGAAACAAAAGCTGTCATGACTCTGGGACTCCATATGATAGAATTttaaatgtattaaaaaaaaatttcctggATAATTTTAACATCATTTAAGGCAGCACTCTGCGGACCAGCTAATGAACCATCCACAGGATTCTGTGTGTCAGCTTTGTCACAGTGCCCCATCAAGTGGCCTCAGTGGCTCACCATATGCCCATAACTTTGGCCACCAGTGCTTAGCATCTCATGTGGGGTTTCTgtcttttcattttaaaaataatcaacaaaaataaaagcaaagagagagagagagagagagaggcacacAGAGAATTTCATCCCATCGCTCTTATTCATCTCAagatgtatataattaaataattaaataattaattaataattaagaaGACAGATGATGTTCACTAGATCACTAATTTGCACTACACTCTGGTGGGAGGACCTTGAACCTGTGTATGTCTTTACAGTACGAGTAAAACATGAGCTTGtttctagcccactgcaatcccATTGCTTGTTGCTTCGACAGCCTTGCGAACTCTTCACCCTCAGTTGGATCAAAGCTGGAAAAACCCCTGTTGTTAGAACATGGCTGTGTCTTGTTATCATTATTCAATACTATGCAGCCATCTATTTCCATCTCCCCAAAGGATGACACAAAGGGTGCATGCTTGTAATCAACTGGGTACTTTCCCCCGTGGGTCGCCCACTCTGATCCATCCCATATAGTCGCGTAAACCGACATTGGTTTCGTGGGATAAGCAGAAGAGATGGCTTCATTGTGCAGAACCTCCCTCACTGGTATATTATCTACCAGAAACCTGCAAaattgaaaatatgtatattagcagtacccaagaaaaaaaatgaaaaggaacTAATCTGTTTGTTTTCATTCTATGTTCTTCTGTGAAATTTGTTTCCTTACACTACGTGATGGCTGTTCCAGATGATGCTGTAATGATGGAACTGTTCGGTCGGGTCGAACCAGAGGTAGA
Coding sequences within:
- the LOC131144349 gene encoding probable xyloglucan endotransglucosylase/hydrolase protein 33; protein product: MALLLQRIPLFLPPLLFFCLVVDASSGSKRYTPPPVPRLTDRFSRVPVDQGFSEFFGGSHIKLMNNGSYANLILDKISGSGLVSKNKYNYGFFSAAVKLPPGFTSGVVVAFYMSNADVFPHAHDEIDIELLGREKRTDWVLQTNIYSNGDVKIGREEKFYLWFDPTEQFHHYSIIWNSHHVVFLVDNIPVREVLHNEAISSAYPTKPMSVYATIWDGSEWATHGGKYPVDYKHAPFVSSFGEMEIDGCIVLNNDNKTQPCSNNRGFSSFDPTEGEEFARLSKQQAMGLQWARNKLMFYSYCKDIHRFKVLPPECSAN